In the genome of Arachis hypogaea cultivar Tifrunner chromosome 9, arahy.Tifrunner.gnm2.J5K5, whole genome shotgun sequence, the window TCCTCTCCCCGGGATAAACCCTCCTTGAAGGGGCCCAATAATCTCTTTGAGATGAGGACGAAGTCTATTGACCAGGACCTTcgttataactttgtaaaccacATTACAGAGACTAATTGGTCAGAAATCcttcatgaaaattgggttttctaccttcggaataagaaccacaagagtttccatcatccttggatccatatccaaaccagagaacgcatgacgaaccatagtccaaacatcaaaaccaacaatctcccagtattctttaaagaataaagcttgaaacccatcagGGCCCGGCGCCTTAAAAGAATGCATACTGAAAACGGCCGACTTAACTTCTTCCAGAGTAACTGGCGCTGTGAGGCTACAACAGGCTTCATCATTCGGGGAAGGTAGCGGCACATCACCAAGACAACCTAAGTCTACATCCTCCGACTGGCAGAATAGGTATTTATAAAAGGATTCAGCTTCCCTTCTAAGGACATCCGGGTCCGTTTCCCATACCCCATCTTGAAGAAAGagaccatgaatcttattatgttTTCTCCGCACAAGAGTCTGGACATGAAAGaatttggtatttctatccccaaattttacccactgctctctagatttttgaaaccatagaagttcctcctgcacaagcatgttattaaattcctcaatcaGTTGCTTTTCTTTTTGCCGCATAGACAAATCCTCCATTACTTCAAGTCACTTCTGAAGGAAATTAATCTGTCTCTCCAATTTGCATTTCCTAACGAAAATGTTGCCGAACACTTTAGAATTAAATTCCAAAGAGTTCTTATGCACTTCTGAAAGCTTGCCATGCATCTCTCTGTAGCCAGCCTgccatgactggttcacaatattTCTGTACTCCGGATGAGTTGCCCAAGCCGCAATAAACCGAAAAGGTCTATTCTTTTTCGGTTGGGGATGACCTGCACAGCGCACTAGGATAGAATaatgatcagactgaagcctatttaaaatttctgcataagcctctggaaagagAGATAGCCAGCTACTATTGATACAGACCCGGTCAAGTTTTTTCGCCACCTCAACACCATTTTTAACCCTTCTGTACCAAGAAAACCGTCTTCCAATAGTCTTCAAGTCAAATAGATTACTATCCCCTAGAGATGTAGCAAGCCGATCTGCATGACGACTCGAGAAGAGACaacccttagattcatgagagaatagtacttcattaaaatcatcaagaacaatccATGGCCCGCAGAAAGACGAAGACTGAGTAACAAGATAATCCCATAGCAGAACTCTGGTATTAAATTGAGGACTACCATAGATACCACTGCACCTCCAAATCACATTATTTACCTGAACCTCAACTGTAACACACTGATCGAAAGCATCAAGCCATTTGCAGTGAACACCCTGCATTGCATAAAGGAACCAGATACCCCCCTTATGTCTTGACGCCTCCACTATACCAATAGGGTGATAACCAAGTCTTTCCCAGAACAGTTTCAAGTGTTGAAAAGGACaatgagtttcaaccacaataaaaattACGGGTTTAAATTTCCTAACCAGCTCTTTACAATtcacccgggctaacttattagaagcacccctaatattccaaactattatatttaagctatccataatataaaatataaaattataaaacaaggaaatcaaagtgaTTCACCAACCTCAAACCGAGGTTTGCCCAGCAGAAGTGACTCCCGTGACCTTCAGGTTTTTCAGATCTCCATGGAATGTCTCCTTATTCTCGCATACCGACGCAATAACAGCCGGCAACGCGCCTTCCTTCACCAATAGAACCGCCACGGTAACATCCTCCTTCACGGTTGCAGGAAGACATGACGATGCTTCCACCACCGTGCCTCCATTCTTCTCAACTGGCGAGCTCTGTAGGGACCCCGGCCTTGGTCGTTTCCGGAGAGAGGACCCGTAAGGCACTGGGGTGTGTCGGGTTGAGGAGATCGACGTCTCACCAACACGGAAAGCGCTGTGTCCGACCTTGACTCGTGACCCGACCCTGGCGCGATAAGAGCTGGATCCACTCGTGTGAGAGAAGTGGATGGTGGGCCTGATTACTCTATCCGAATCGGTTCTGGATTGAGTGCCTCTTTGGACCTTGTTAGATTGCTTCTGGCCCAGCTTGGTTTTACCTTTCCTCACAACTTGCTCCCAGCCTGGTTCATCATGCATGCAAGCCTCCTCAACATTATTTCCTTCCAAATTATTAGCCTCTAAATCCTTTTGTAAACTCGGTGCAGGATTCTCGCCAGTAACGCCACCTACCACATCAGGTTCTACTTCATTTGAATTGTGAATTTTGGTCTCAGGATGTGGCATTGCTTTTGTACCGTCTCGTGGCTTGGTGGCATCGGAATCAGCACTCTTTCCTTCCCTAGAGTCTCTACCCAAGCACTGTGCCATATCGTGACCATAACGTGCACAAGagttacaaattaaatttaaactttcataCTCCACTACATGAGTTACGCCTTCCACAATGATATGCTTGATCCTGGCAGTCCTAAATTTATTTGAACACATACTCGGGCATATCGTCCTCTTTCAGCCAACTCAGTGGCTAAGTCCACTTTGATGGGAACTCCTATTGCAGAAACAATACGCATCGTGGCTTGTTCCTGATAGCACCAGATTGGAAGCCCCGAAATCCGAACCCATACAAGTGTAGACCCGAAGGATTCCTCACATGGCCGAAAATCTATATCCCACGGTTTTACAGCAACATAGTGTCCCTCAATCAACCACGGGCCACCAAGCATGACCTTCTCACGATCTTCACCTACATCGAATTTTACCATGAAGTACCCAAACCCCACATCAAGCAGATCAAAGCCATCTTTGATGCGCCAAACCATCCGAAGCTTGTGTGAAAGAGTTTCTTAAGAAGTAACCAAAGGTTTGTGTACAcgaaaatattgactcaacaacaacaacaacaacaacaacaacaacaacaacaacaacaacaacaacaacaataataataataataatacattatttacattttgaaataataattttgtattttaatttattcataaaCCATGTTAGATTATTATGATAAGAGGTAGTTATtcaatattatcttatcttttttaaaattttatttggagcataaaaattataataaaacaaaaaacagtAAACATAGTGGCGAATTTTTCTCTTAAATTGACCTTCAACAAGATGTTAGTACGgatatataaaagtaaaaaatatatttttaaataatgattatgaaATTAATTTACAATGCAATTACGTACATATTAAACCATTAAAAATTCATGGAGAGATCAACATGACTAGTTAAATTTCTACAGATGTGGAGAATTGCAAAACGACAAGATAACGTGACGACTACTCCGAGGGATCAATTTAACAAAAACCAAAGGAATCAAAGagcaaaacaaaaggaaaaaggaTATTATAAAGACCGAGTATCACGATGCCGGACTTTGCATTCGCTAGCTTGTTTATCTGCTGTttttttatgagtaaaataatttttaaataatttaaaaatataacaaaaataattaataaatattatattttttaataagtaataaaaaattatttaataaacaaTTTATTCATTTCATCCGAATTTTTAcgctaattttttaataaatatttaaaaaatatacaaaaaaattcgaaccaaaatttaatttctatatttttattttttaaaataatatggtGATTTACAATAAAatactttataaaaaaattattttaaaaaattactaattaacgattaaaaaatttatttttttaataatacttaaaaaaattatatcaaaattttatttttaattttttaaaaatatatatttaatatttagtttgtTTTGTCATATTTTTTACTTAAGTTTTTTTATCGTTAATATCATTTAGagttatttttagagtttttttgttAGTGatgtaaattttttgttttagtaatttatttttttacacatGTTTCCTAGTATATCCCTGAAGATTTCAGTTAATCCAATTACTTCGGTCAATATTTCGCACGATAGATTACTTCTTTCTCAACTAATAGGGGAGCAGGGTACATTGTTTGACTATCGATTCTCCATGGATatataaacttttaaaataaaaatagacccaacgactaaaattttaattgtgaTACCATAACCATCGGATACAACGTTTTatccataattaattaattaattaaaaccaaTTTAGTGGTTATATTAAGTTGATGGATGTTGACGGCATCGCTAATGCATTAAAATCCTCCCTTTCGTACTTTTGGCTGGAATGGAAAATAATCCCGGCTTAGATGTACTTTTCACAGGAAttcatttttgttaagaaatggcAGCGGATTAAGATTTAGATTTGGATCGCAGAGGAAGAAGATAAGGGAAGGGAATGGAATTAATTTccacttttattttctttgcaaAGAAGGCACAATAAAAACATCATCACACTCACACAATATCCATTTATGGCTTCACGTGCACGACACCACACCAAACCAAACGCATTACTCAAACCACTTCTCTTTCACTCACCCTCACAGTCACACCATTAACCACCTCCCTACCCTCCTAATCGGTGCTGCTATAATCCAAATTAAGCTGTCGTTTTCAGTTCGTTTAAGCTTAATCATCACTACTAATCCCCATTCCCTCTAAACTCTAACTAACTCAACTTTCTCCCAAACCGTTCCTCcgctattttctgtttgtttccGTTATGGGGAACTGTTGTCCCAAGCCGGAAAAATTAACGGCGGAGATTGTTCCGCACGACGGAGCTAAAGTTTATCCGACGGTCCGTTTGTACGGTTCGCCGAAGAGCATCGTCGCTGCCTACCTTCGTTTCGCGCTTCTCCACAAGTCTGTTTCGTTGGAATTTGTTCCCTCTAACGAAACGGCGTCGGAGCGCGACGGAGGATCCGACCCGGTTAGACTCCAGGTAGGGTCCGAGGTTGTTACGGGTTCCCGTGAGACGCTGCTGCGGTTTATTGACGCGCGGTTCCCTGGTCCATCGGTGGAGGCAGCTGCTGGCGGCGGAGGAGTGGGGAGGGAAGATGAAACGACGCCGTTGCTGGTGAGGATGACGGTGCTGCATCACAGGAGCATGTTGAGGCAGTTGGAGAGTGTGGTGAGGTGGGCGGAGGATCTGGCGACACGTGGAGGGAAGAAGGCGATTAATCCAACGGTGGGAAGCCCTAGGATGGAGATTAGGAAATTCGGGAGGAGCTACTCCGAGGTGCTCGAGGTTCTAATGGAGCACGCTCAGATGGAAGAAACTATCCTATTCCCTCTCTTCGATAAGGCTGATCGAGGTAACCAATCACTACAATGTttctcaaattattattattaattattatttgttaGGTGCTCTGTTTTAATTGGATTTGTGTTTGTTGTGGAGTTAAGAGATATAGTGACTTTTTTTTAGTGGAGGTTGCGGAAAAGTTTGCTACTTGTCTTTGAAGCAATTCTGTGAGtggtataaatataatatttgaattaaaaataaaatgaaattatgtAGGGCTCACCAAAGCTGCAAAGGAAGAACATGCTAGGGATCTACCTATCATGAATGGAATCAAAGAAGACATAAAATCAGTTGGGGTTTTGGACTCTGGCAGCCCTGATTTTCGTGAGGGTTTGTACAATATTTCTGCTCGCCTCAAGTTATTACAAGTAAGTTTGGCTTCTTTATAGTTACACCTTTTGATCAACATATTTGAATGCCAATTGTTTAAAGGATTATCAGGAAGTAATTAATATTGTGTCTGTGTAATTTGGCTATTGGGATCTGATAAATTACCAGCATTTTTCACCATCAAGTGGAGATCTGAATTGTGATGTTGATTATGTGTTGGTATAGGGACAGTGCAAGCAACATTTCATGGAAGAGGAGGTGGAATTGCTTCCGTTTATGGAGGCATTGGAGTTGAGCAAAGAGCAAGAGGTGAGTACATTGGAACAATGCTTTGATGTGATGCGTGAAACACATGGGCGTCTGTTGAAGTTTCTGCTCGAAGGGCTGCCAGCTCATGATGCCATCAAGTACTTGGAGTTAATCAATAAGTGCAGGGACAAAGCCAGAATGGAATCCATGCTCCAAATGATTCTTAAGTAAGCAACAAATCTTACTCAAAGTCATTGGTCCTACCATTATGAGCACATGGATGATGTACTTGGAATCATGCTTTGAAAATAATAGATGTAAAGTTAGAAATTTTTAGCCTCTTATACTAAGTGAAGCACCAAGCACGTGGATGAGACATTCTTCTAGTGCATCTTAGTCTGGACTAACAATATCATTTCGAAAAATAGggagttttattttctttctctttccccCTTCATGATAGTTTCCATAAGGTTGTCATGAATATATGTTCCTAAAGTATGTACATCTAAGTTTCTGTACTACCAGTGTATTCAAAACTCAAAGGTACTATATCAAGTAACATGCTAGTTTGCAATGTGTTGAAATTCTTTTCCAAAGTGCTTGTTTGCCTATGAACTGATGATAGCTCGCGTGTCCTGCCTGTCAAAGTCAAAATTCTTAGCAAATAAAGACACATTCCTTAACAGTTTTTCTCTCGACCCGTTGTGCCAAATGTTTCAACTACTAATCTTTCATGTAAATTTTGGGAGGCAAGTTAATTAATTGGAGTCCCAAAACACCAAATAAAATGGATAAATCATAGAAAGAACGGACCGATGTTTACTTTTCCTGGAGTGTGTTCAGCTAGTAATAACTTGAAATGAGCCTGACATCTTATTTGAAgtacattaaaagaaaaaaaatttcttaataaTACTTTGACATCTTAACCATCATCAACTTATTGTTCCATTTTTTTCAGCCTGTTACATTAGCAATTTAGTACATGTATCTCTCTGTAATTTTCCCAATATTGGAATACGCTCCAAACAAGTGCATCTCAGTTTTCTCACTGCCATTATTTAGCAATAGTTTAGGAATgttgatttaataatttatttttctgattattttcttaatacttaaataaataaatatttaaatatatattatttttaaaatatcaaaaaaataaaaacttaaaaaattaaaaataagtttaAATTTTCTGTCTCTGCAATTTAATCATCTAACACATTTCACATCCACCACAATTTCACTGTTGTAATGTTACTTCACTCATCGTTAATTCATTCAAAAAGTACCGTCATGGCTAAACATTTCATTAAGAGGTGTTTTATGACTcgatttgattcaaaaatctaTTTGAAATTCAAACCCCTTTAAGCAGACGACTTGTCTTAGTCCGTttaaaccaaaaattaaaaaaaagtataggtagacaataaaaaatattacaaactttAAATTTCAGAATTTCAGCGGCCAGCAGGTAAACCAaagatttcaatttttaaaattattatattttagctTATTTAGGGAAGAAGTTTTGCACAATCTTTGTTCATAACATGATTAGGGCACTGAGGAATTTTTGTTTTTGTACGTACCTGGGCTGGGAGTCTGATCAACTCCGCCATCAACTTCCAATGCTCACTCATCTATTACATTTAACTCTTTAAATATGATTGTTACCTTATTCCTGTTGATAAACTCATCGGAAATTATTTTCCTAATATTTTAggatgctttattgctttcaCCACATAAGATAGGTATTTTTGGACGAGCTTCtccaatttttaaaataatttttaagaaatGAAAGTGATCTCATAGTTCAATTTAACtgtattttgttttatcctaAAATCTTTCTTTTGGTTACTCTTTTTATCCTTAAATCTTGAACATCCATTGAGTATGCTAGGATAATGTTTAAAAAATAGTgtagtaaaattttaaatatttcattttttttaattttcttttataaaactCCATTTGCAGCATATGAGTAGAGTTagaaaattagtatattttatgatttataattattaattaattattattaatattttctacttaatatactaaaactgggtttttccCCAACTACTAAAGGTGATGTGTCGATCTCTCATAcctccgttttccctccaaaacaaataaatttttttttctattctaaattattttattgtaattatattataattaatactaaatgaataatatatatatatatatatatatatatatatatatatatatatatatatatatatatatatatactaatttagcaacatatcttcgttataattatatcaaattaatatttaatgcactattaaattacttatcaattatcacttaaaaatacttttaataattttaatgataataataatatcaataatagtaataataataataataataataataataataaatctttgttacccgatttacgtatatcaaataatttttttaaattattttataaaaatatctttaatataattattttgtatttaatatttaatgaataatatataattatactaatttaaaaacatatcttcattataactgtatcaaatcaaaatttaatgtactattaaactatttatcaattatcaattaaaaatacttttattcattttaatgataataataatatcaataacagtaatactaataataaaaaatctttgttacccgtgatatgatgaaattaatatataattatactaatttaggaacatatatttattataattgtatcaaatcaatatttaatgcattattaaaaaattaccttaataataggtaatttacatatttatttttattttactaaagtctatatatactgttttcctgtggtacatgaatctTAATTTGAtagtcaattcataattttatatttagtgttttttttttactatttcatagaataagaatatattcttcatttttttattgaagttgatccttttaaagtacaatttataattttttataatatttttcata includes:
- the LOC112712145 gene encoding uncharacterized protein; its protein translation is MGNCCPKPEKLTAEIVPHDGAKVYPTVRLYGSPKSIVAAYLRFALLHKSVSLEFVPSNETASERDGGSDPVRLQVGSEVVTGSRETLLRFIDARFPGPSVEAAAGGGGVGREDETTPLLVRMTVLHHRSMLRQLESVVRWAEDLATRGGKKAINPTVGSPRMEIRKFGRSYSEVLEVLMEHAQMEETILFPLFDKADRGLTKAAKEEHARDLPIMNGIKEDIKSVGVLDSGSPDFREGLYNISARLKLLQGQCKQHFMEEEVELLPFMEALELSKEQEVSTLEQCFDVMRETHGRLLKFLLEGLPAHDAIKYLELINKCRDKARMESMLQMILK